The Sphaerospermopsis torques-reginae ITEP-024 genome has a window encoding:
- a CDS encoding ABC transporter permease: protein MKTDINWLNSPTVVTETTPNFFGEIVQETLALTRRLFIQLQRRPSTLAAGIIQPVMWLVLFGALFQNAPKGLFGSTTNYGQFLAAGVIVFTAFAGALNAGLPVMFDREFGFLNRLLVAPLASRFSIVFASAIFIISQSLLQAAVIVGAAAFLGAGLPDAAGLGAIALIVFLLALGVTAISLGLAFALPGHIELIAVIFVTNLPLLFASTALAPLSFMPGWLQAIATLNPLSYAIEPIRYLYLNSNWGLSDVVMHAFWGDVTFGGALLVLLGFAVVALLSIQPQLRKTLA, encoded by the coding sequence ATGAAGACAGATATCAATTGGCTAAACTCACCAACCGTAGTTACAGAAACTACACCTAACTTCTTTGGTGAAATCGTCCAAGAAACCCTAGCTTTAACCCGTCGTCTATTTATTCAATTACAACGCCGTCCTTCTACTTTAGCAGCAGGGATTATTCAACCGGTGATGTGGTTGGTGTTGTTTGGTGCATTATTCCAAAATGCTCCCAAGGGTTTATTTGGTAGTACGACAAATTACGGACAATTTTTAGCGGCTGGTGTAATTGTATTTACCGCTTTTGCTGGGGCGTTGAATGCTGGTTTACCTGTGATGTTTGACAGGGAATTTGGCTTTTTAAACCGTTTACTGGTTGCACCTTTGGCTTCTCGTTTCTCAATTGTGTTTGCTTCTGCTATCTTTATTATTAGCCAAAGTTTACTGCAAGCGGCTGTAATTGTGGGTGCAGCGGCGTTTTTAGGTGCAGGTTTACCGGATGCGGCTGGTTTAGGTGCGATCGCTCTCATAGTATTTCTACTGGCTTTAGGTGTCACCGCTATTTCCCTGGGTTTAGCTTTTGCATTACCAGGACACATTGAATTGATAGCGGTAATTTTCGTTACTAACCTACCTTTATTATTTGCCAGCACAGCTTTAGCACCATTATCCTTTATGCCAGGATGGTTACAGGCGATCGCTACCCTCAACCCCCTCAGCTATGCTATTGAACCCATACGCTACTTATATCTAAACAGTAATTGGGGATTAAGTGATGTCGTCATGCACGCTTTCTGGGGTGATGTTACTTTTGGGGGAGCATTGTTAGTATTACTGGGATTTGCTGTAGTGGCTTTACTCAGCATTCAACCCCAACTACGCAAGACACTGGCTTAA